Genomic segment of Lysobacterales bacterium:
GGCCCGCGCAATCGGCGTGAAGTCGACGCCGGCTCAGGCGCCTTGCATCGCTGCGACCAGCACTGCTTCCACAGACTGCGACGGGTCGCTTCGAATCGCGTCGAGACGTGCGCGGTCGAAGTCGGCGCCGATGCGGCCATCGCGCAACACGCAGACGCGGGTGAGCAAGCGCTCGGCGAGTTCGATGCCATGGGTGGCCAACACGATGGCGGTGTCGCCGGCGCGCTGCTGTTCGCCGAGGAATTGCTTGAACGCGAAGGCGCTGACCGGATCGAGGCCATTCAGCGATTCGTCCAGCAGCCACAGCGGTGCACGCCCGGACAGTCCGGCGACGATGCCGGCCTTCTGGCGCGTGCCGAGCGAGCAGGCACCGATGAACGCGTCGAGCCAGGGCGACAGGCCGAGCCGTTCGGCGAGGTGCAGCGACGCGGCCTTCGCGCTCGTCGGCAATCCGCGTGATGCCTGCACGAGTTCGAGCAGTTGTCGCACGGTCAGGCCGTCGGGCAGGCGTTCCGGCGCGATCGCCACGGCGCAGCAATCGCGTGCCGCAGCGGGGTGCGCCGCCAGATCGTGGCCGCCGATGCGGATGCTGCCCGTGCTGCCCGGAACCAGGCCGACGATGGCCTGCATCAAGGTCGATTTGCCGGTGCCATTCGCGCCGACCAGTCCGACCCACTCGCCACGTGCCACGCGCCAGTCCAGCGCATTCAGCACCCGGCGTCCGCTGCGTTCGACGACCAGTCCGGCGATCTCAAGCATGCACGTCGCCCCGCCACACCCGTCGCGCCAGCAAGACCAGCAGGCCGGACGCAGCCAGTGGCAGCAAGGGCGGCATCGCGCTGGCCAGTGCCGCGGCGAGGACCGCCAGCTGCATGCGCGCCAAGCCGAGGCGGTGGGGTGCGTGGCGCAACACGATCGCGAGCAGAAAGTCGATGCTCGCCGTGATCACCACGGCAACGCCAATCACGAGCGTGACCGCGGGTGTGATCCGCACGAGCTGCAGCAGCACGCTCGACACGAACGCAAGTAGGCCGGTCAGCCCCAGATGCAGCGGCCACAGGGCCCGCCACAATCGCCGCGCGCACGGCGGGCGCGCCGCCAGCACGGAAGCGACCTCGGCCGCGAGTCGATGCGCGACATCGAGTGCATTGAACAGGGCCGCCAACATCAGCAGGCTCATCGGCAGCAGGATCGCGAAGGCCTCGGTGGGTGCCAGCAGCAGGCCGGCCGCCAGTGCCGTGGCGGCACGGCCGCGCATCCAGGCACTGCCGGCGCGTTGCCACCACCACTGCGGCAGGTGCGGCAAGTCGGTTGAGCCGAGCGATGCCAGCCAGCGCGGCACCTGCGCCAGACGAGGCGGTCGCGTCGCTTGCGTCGACGCGCGACCTGCAGGCGCCGGCATGAACACGATGGTGAGCAGGGCGGCGAGCAAGGACCAGCGCAACGACGCCGCGCTCGACCAGGCGGCGCCCGGGTCATGCAGTGCGACCATCCCGACCACCAGCGTGACGGACGCCACCGCATGCAAACCCAGCACCATGCGCGTGCGCGTATCGCGTCGGCGCTGCATGTCGCGCCATACCGGCATCGCCGCACCGGCAGAAGCGGCATGGCGCCTCGCATCGCGTCGCAAGCGAGTGCGCGCCAGCACCATCGCGACGCCTATCGCCGCCAGCGCCAGCAGCGTTTCATGGGCACGGATCCACATCGCACCGGCCGTGATCCAGTGGGCGTCGACGCGCCACCAAAGCAACACCAGGACCCATGCCAGCACGCCATAGGTCGCCGCCAGGAACAGCGTCTGCGGCCACAACGCCCGCCGTGCCTGCCAGCGATGGCCGGCCAGCATCTGGTCTTCGAGGGTCAATGGATGGGGCAGCGCGGGCATGGCTGGGAGAGAGTGTGGAGCGCCGCGCAAGTTCCCGCGACTCCGCGCCAAACACCCCCACCTATCCCTGTCACAACGAACCCGCGACAATACACGGCCTCGCGCCGGCTCCGGCGCGGAACCCATTCAACCGGAGAAGACCCATGGCCGAGCCCACCCTGAACGTGCCTGCAGATGGCGCCAAGATCACGATCACGAACGGTGTGCTGAGCGTGCCGCCGAATCCGATCATCCCGTTCATCGAAGGCGACGGCACCGGCGCCGACATCTGGCGCGCCTCGGTGCGCGTGTTCGATGCCGCGGTCGAAAAGGTCTACGGCGGCGCGCGCAAGATCCACTGGATGGAGATCTACGCCGGCGAGAAGGCGAACAACCAGTTCGGCAACTGGCTGCCGGAAGCCACCGTGCAGGCCTGCCGCGATTACCTGATTTCGATCAAGGGTCCGCTGACGACGCCGATCGGCGGTGGCATCCGTTCGCTCAACGTCGCGTTGCGACAGATGCTCGATCTGTACGTCTGCCTGCGCCCGGTGCGCTGGTTCAAGGGCGTGCCGAGTCCGGTGAAAGACCCGTCGCAGGTCGACATGGTGATCTTCCGCGAGAACTGCGAAGACATCTACGCCGGCATCGAGTTCGAACACGGCTCCGAGTCGAACAAGAAGTTCATGGCGATGTTCAAGGAAGCCTTCCCGAAGGAATTCGGCAAGATCCGCTTCCCGGAGACCTCGGGCATCGGCATCAAGGCGGTTTCGAAGGATGGCACCGAGCGTCTGGTGCGCGCCGCCATCGAGTACGCGATCGAGTTCAAGCGCAAGTCGGTGACGATCGTGCACAAGGGCAACATCATGAAGTTCACCGAGGGCGCGTTCCGCAACTGGGGTTACGCCCTGGCCGAGCGCGAATTCGGCGACAAGGTCTACACCTGGGACCAGTGGGAACGGACCAAGGCCGCGAAGGGCGAGGCCGAAGCGAACGCCGAGCAGAAGGCCGCGGTCGCGGCCGGCCGGATCGTCATCAAGGACGCGATCGCCGACATCACCCTGCAACAGGTGCTGACCCGTCCGAACGAGTTCGACGTGATCGCGACCTTGAACTTGAACGGCGATTACCTCAGCGACGCGCTGGCCGCGCAGGTCGGCGGCATCGGCATCGCGCCGGGCGGCAACATCAACTACGTCACCGGCCATGCCGTGTTCGAAGCCACGCACGGCACCGCGCCGAAATACGCCGGTCTCGACAAGGTCAACCCCGGCTCGGTGATCCTCTCCGGCGAAATGATGCTGCGCTACATGGGCTGGGTCGACGCCGCCGACGCCATCATCGCCGCGATGGACAAGGCGATCGCCAACAAGACCGTCACCTACGACTTCGCCCGCCTGATGGATGGCGCCAAGGAAGTGAAGTGCTCGGAATTCGCGGATGAGCTGATCAAGGCGATGTGATCCGCGTTCGTCAGCCTGTGTGCATCGAGGCCCGCTCCGGCGGGCCTCATCATGTGCGGACTATTGATCGACGGTTTCGAAGCTGTTGTTGAAGACGCCTGTCGAGCCGAAGCGCGCGATGGCGACATCGCTGTCGTTGCCGTTCCAGACGCGGGTGCCGACGGCCATCAGGCTGTAGGCGGGATCGATGTAGAGACGTTGCACGAAGGAGCGGTTGTTGTTGGCGCTGGCGCTGCTGTAGGGGTAGCTCCATTGCGCAAGGCCGGCGACACCGAACTCGGACGAGGTCGTCAGTGCGCCACCGTTGGCAGGGGCGATGAGGCCGCTCAGGCGACTGGTCAGCGGGCCGCTGCCGAAGGGCTGGAACCCGGCCGCGATGACGACCAGGTTGCCGAGCGACACGGGTGGCGTCACATAGGCATTGTCGACGCCGTTGTCGACCGCCGTGCAATTCACCAGCAGTTGCTCGCCGAATTGCGCGCGCATGACGAAGGGCGAATTGATCCCGCCGGTCTTGCGGATGCCGGAGAAGACATAGTCGCCCGGGGCCAGCATCGCAACCCCGAACAGTTGCGGTTCGGCGAACGACAGGCATTTCGGGATCGTGATGCCGCCGCCGACATCGAACGGCGAACGGCTGGCGGTCGCGACGTAATTGCTCGGGCCCGGGCTCAGGAAGAAGACCTTGCCATGGGCCGAGGTGCCGGTCAGGAAGGCAGTGGCGACGATGCCGCTGTCGATTTCGGCCGCCGAAATGAAGGCCGCGGTCCCGCCATTGCTGGCGCCGAAGTTGTAGCTCCGCAGGGATTGAGGCGTGCCGTCGGCCGGCATTTCGGCAACGAAGCCGAAGCGTGCGTCGCCATCGTCGTACCAGCCCGCGATCAAGAGGTTGCCGTTCGCCAGACAGTCGACATCGCGGATGGCTTCATCGTGGTCGACGGCATCGTCGCCACGGCTGAACGCGATACCGCCATCGCCTGCGAACGTCAGGTCATCGGAACCGTCGGCGTTGAAGCGGACGAGGGCGAGGTCCTTGTTGCCGGCCGAGCCGTTCGCGCCCGGCGTCATGCCGGCGACGACGATGCGCCCGTTGGGATCGACGCAGGCGTCGACCACTGCGGTCAGGGCGGCGTCTTTGACGCGCTTGCCGGTGCCCTGGAAGCTGGTGTCGATGGCGCCGGTGTAGAGATGCCGGGCCAGACCGATGCCGACCAGATTGGCGTCGGCGTTGTTGATGTCGACTTGCGCCACGCTGGTGATGCGCCCGTCTTGCGGATTCGAAAAGGCGTTGACGCCGATGTCGGTAAAGGCCGTGCCGGACTGGTCGAACAGCACCGGCACGCGACCGGGAATGGACGAGTTGAAGGTGCCGTCCAGCTCGCTATAGCGGTCGATGGCGATCGACCCGGCGAGCGCCGGAGCCGCGGCGACGGCGAAGTGCAGGACACAGAGCAGGCGAAGCAGGCGCATGACAGACGTTTCCTTGGGAACCTGCGCCTGAAAACGCAGTTCCGCGGAAAAACCGGCAGAACGATCAGCCGCGATAACTCTGCAGATGGATACTGGTCTCGGTGGCGCTGATGCCCTTGATGCGGCGGATGCGTTCGAGCGCTGCGGCGAGCTCCTGGAGGTTGCCGACGCGGAGGTCGGCGAGCAGGTCCCAGCGGCCGTTGGTGTCGTGCAGCGCGGCGATGCCGGGTTCGCCGAGCAGGGCGCGGATCACGAGTTGCTGGTTGCCTTCCACCGCGATGCCGGTCCAGGCGTGGATCTCGTCCGGTGCCGCATCGGGGCGCAGCTTCACGGTGTAGCCGACGATCACGCCGTCACGTTCGAGCTTCGCGATGCGGTTCGTGACCGTGCCGCGCGACACCTTCAGCTGCGCGGCAAGTTCGGCGATCGAGGCACGGGCGTTGTGGCGCAATTGTGCGATCAGTTGCTGGTCGAGGGCGTCCATCGATCAATTCGCCAAATAAGTCTGCCGAAATGCTACATGGATGCCGTTGTGATTGCATTTCTGACGTTTTGATCTGACAGCGATCTCCGGACAATGGCGACCTGACACGACGCGCCGTCGTGTGCCGCTCGGAGACGCCCGCCATGACCCTGCTGCTCACCACCCAAGACATCGCCCAGATCGTCGCCCGCATCGGGTTGCCCCAGGTGCTGGCGCGCATGGTGGCGTACATCGAAGACGATTTCCGGCGCTGGCCCGAGTTCGAGAAGAGCCCTCGTCATGCCGTGCATTCGGAGGTGGGCGTGATCGAACTGATGCCGATCGCCGATGCGCGCGAGTACAGCTTCAAGTATGTCAACGGCCATCCGAAGAACACTCGGGAAGGCCTGCCGACGGTGATGGCCTTCGGCGTGCTCGCCGATGTCGCGACCGGCGTGCCGACCTTGCTCAGCGAACTGACCCTGACTACGGCGATGCGCACGGCCGCGACCTCGGTGATGGCGGCCAAGCGCCTGGCGCGCCAGAACGCGCGCACGATGGCCTTGATCGGCAATGGCGCGCAGAGCGAGTTCCAGGCCTTGGCCTTCCATCATCTGCTCGGGATCGAGGAAGTGCGCCTGTTCGATCTCGACGCCGCGGCGACGCTGAAGCTGGTCGCGCACCTGTCTCACGTGCCGGGGCTGCGCGTGGTCGTCTGCACCAGCACCGCCGAGGCCGTGCGCGGCGCCGATATCGTCACCACGGTCACCGCCGACAAGACCAATGCGACCATCCTGACGCCGGACATGATCGCGCCCGGCATGCACATCAATGGCGTCGGCGGCGACTGCCCGGGCAAGACCGAACTGCATGCCGAGGTGCTGGCGCGTGCATCGGTGTTCGTCGAATACGAGCCGCAGACGCGCATCGAAGGCGACCTGCAGCAAATGCCGGCCGACTTCCGCGTCACCGAGTTCTGGCGCGTGCTCGCCGGCGACGCCGCGGGCCGTGCGATGGACGGCGAGATCACCGTGTTCGACTCGGTCGGCTTCGCGCTCGAGGACTATTCCTCGCTGCGCCTGCTGCGCGACCTTGCCCGGGAACTGGGTCTCGGCGCACCGGTCGGCTTGATTCCCGACC
This window contains:
- a CDS encoding ABC transporter ATP-binding protein — its product is MLEIAGLVVERSGRRVLNALDWRVARGEWVGLVGANGTGKSTLMQAIVGLVPGSTGSIRIGGHDLAAHPAAARDCCAVAIAPERLPDGLTVRQLLELVQASRGLPTSAKAASLHLAERLGLSPWLDAFIGACSLGTRQKAGIVAGLSGRAPLWLLDESLNGLDPVSAFAFKQFLGEQQRAGDTAIVLATHGIELAERLLTRVCVLRDGRIGADFDRARLDAIRSDPSQSVEAVLVAAMQGA
- the icd gene encoding NADP-dependent isocitrate dehydrogenase; translated protein: MAEPTLNVPADGAKITITNGVLSVPPNPIIPFIEGDGTGADIWRASVRVFDAAVEKVYGGARKIHWMEIYAGEKANNQFGNWLPEATVQACRDYLISIKGPLTTPIGGGIRSLNVALRQMLDLYVCLRPVRWFKGVPSPVKDPSQVDMVIFRENCEDIYAGIEFEHGSESNKKFMAMFKEAFPKEFGKIRFPETSGIGIKAVSKDGTERLVRAAIEYAIEFKRKSVTIVHKGNIMKFTEGAFRNWGYALAEREFGDKVYTWDQWERTKAAKGEAEANAEQKAAVAAGRIVIKDAIADITLQQVLTRPNEFDVIATLNLNGDYLSDALAAQVGGIGIAPGGNINYVTGHAVFEATHGTAPKYAGLDKVNPGSVILSGEMMLRYMGWVDAADAIIAAMDKAIANKTVTYDFARLMDGAKEVKCSEFADELIKAM
- a CDS encoding Lrp/AsnC family transcriptional regulator; protein product: MDALDQQLIAQLRHNARASIAELAAQLKVSRGTVTNRIAKLERDGVIVGYTVKLRPDAAPDEIHAWTGIAVEGNQQLVIRALLGEPGIAALHDTNGRWDLLADLRVGNLQELAAALERIRRIKGISATETSIHLQSYRG
- a CDS encoding ornithine cyclodeaminase — encoded protein: MTLLLTTQDIAQIVARIGLPQVLARMVAYIEDDFRRWPEFEKSPRHAVHSEVGVIELMPIADAREYSFKYVNGHPKNTREGLPTVMAFGVLADVATGVPTLLSELTLTTAMRTAATSVMAAKRLARQNARTMALIGNGAQSEFQALAFHHLLGIEEVRLFDLDAAATLKLVAHLSHVPGLRVVVCTSTAEAVRGADIVTTVTADKTNATILTPDMIAPGMHINGVGGDCPGKTELHAEVLARASVFVEYEPQTRIEGDLQQMPADFRVTEFWRVLAGDAAGRAMDGEITVFDSVGFALEDYSSLRLLRDLARELGLGAPVGLIPDLADPKDLYGHLMAEAAVPLKRAA